A single genomic interval of Mucilaginibacter boryungensis harbors:
- a CDS encoding endonuclease/exonuclease/phosphatase family protein, translating into MRFLLLLLLTTSLIGVSVKAQNLNVMTYNLRGDNATDTGNLWVDRKLMVVTQLNKYKPDVIAFEETLASMAGYLRDTLTRYDTLGFVPNLYVGLMYNTQRLTLQTRGSFYLSATPDVPSVGWDAKFARMCIWAKFMDQITGQSFYAFATHFDHVGTVARTNSVTLILQKINDIAGTTPTLFMGDLNTPQYDANYITLNNSTLLKDTKNLAVIDDEKERGTGNGFDINRRDRTIVDHIFATNTWKTYRHDVALDLFNGHTASDHYAVVATVGQKANNLGDLYRQFPEDFENPNPVKTSYASGDVAFRTGSWTLNNAIIGGSSANDKPTSGIYGVRLINNNTVSAYLQMNFDVTEGVSRVTFQHSTYATDSTSKWQLEYSTNQGLTWAPAGPVISTHQLNKQQASFIMDIPGNVRFRINKLGTGATNNGRLDIDDFTIYKRKNSGVPQKTVPLIAWQFGSPASTGAEASANSNVNHQAMNVSTLSRGAGLRTVNGSSSTISLPGGFAAASSVASTLYASDTTVAINNNLYFQFVVNPKSGQKVSLSTIDARLMATGSTLKLWYWKYSLDGINFKYLAKSYLFKAVATTSQATIDLSPYPDLQHLGSDKKVYFRLYVNGMDNSSDMVGIGVSNSGTTNDYALSVGGVVEESDSTRRIAAWQFFSPTAAGNEVAKSASLADEAVTVQPLSRGAGLTQTNSNYATPVALTRTFVAVTATSSGATVSDTTTAIANNMYFAYSLKVKPDRKISLSSLDYKVRTTTGGAKVWYWKYSLDSITFKKIAEPVLLPGATNNEGDQQPQLDLARIPELQNIAAGKTVYFRLYTNGSNTTTGTTAIGRSGTADEYGISVNGTSKSVPTSSPLAAWQFATPLRTGGETSAAASLLDSALSGGVLQRGAGLRGTDTTGTPYVLHRTFVSLTSAATTTAITDTARAVAQDMYYTFSLAVKPGYKVSLSDLNYKLRVTTGGARVFYWKYSLDGTNFEKIANPRVIPGATADEGDTQPAIDLSGIRALQDIAAGKTVYIRMYTNGSNTTSGTTAFGRSATSTTTDYVLTVGGNTTPVAAPVKLVAWQLATPATAGNETSVAATTVSSAVTATSLVRGAGLNPTGLARSFASLTGTPSSPDVTDTVTAVANNMYFGFSLTAQTGYKISLSGLDFKIRATGGGAKVYYWKYSLNGTDFYKTDDPFTLAIAVNSEGEFMPHVDLSKVTRLQNLPGGTTVTFRLYTNGSNTTTGGTAIGRSTASTTEDILWVSGSSETESALLMFSKSTLDEPVKTQITQFSAKLNHKQVELKWKALNEMPNSNFDILRTDNGGLPRVLGQLKTDTTGGTLQKHSFIDFNPVSGNNSYQIKTVSRDENTIYSEKAEVTYKVSNNDLLLSGRDNVLTVCIISDTDCSGEFYFRDIMGPILLKRQLHLNKGKNIFTQTVNLRPGIFTGTVVFNGLEMISKKVPF; encoded by the coding sequence ATGAGATTTTTACTTTTACTCCTATTAACTACATCTTTGATCGGCGTATCCGTTAAGGCCCAAAACCTTAATGTTATGACCTACAATCTCCGGGGCGATAACGCTACTGACACCGGAAACCTTTGGGTGGACAGAAAACTGATGGTTGTCACGCAGTTAAATAAGTATAAGCCTGACGTAATTGCGTTTGAAGAAACCCTTGCATCGATGGCAGGTTATCTCAGGGATACATTAACCCGTTATGATACCCTGGGATTTGTTCCAAACTTATATGTCGGTCTCATGTACAATACGCAAAGACTAACACTGCAAACACGCGGCTCGTTTTATTTGTCAGCGACACCTGATGTACCGAGTGTTGGCTGGGACGCAAAGTTTGCCCGAATGTGTATATGGGCAAAATTTATGGATCAGATAACCGGACAAAGTTTCTATGCATTTGCAACACATTTCGATCACGTTGGAACGGTGGCCCGCACAAATAGCGTAACGTTGATCCTCCAGAAGATCAACGACATAGCTGGAACCACGCCAACTTTATTTATGGGGGATCTTAATACACCCCAATATGATGCGAATTATATCACGCTTAATAATTCCACTTTATTAAAAGATACCAAAAACCTGGCAGTTATCGATGACGAGAAAGAAAGGGGCACAGGCAACGGATTTGACATTAATCGCAGAGACAGAACCATAGTCGACCATATTTTTGCTACCAATACCTGGAAGACGTACCGACATGACGTTGCGCTCGACCTGTTTAATGGGCATACCGCATCCGACCATTATGCGGTAGTCGCAACAGTCGGCCAAAAAGCAAATAATCTTGGAGATCTGTACCGGCAGTTCCCAGAAGATTTCGAGAACCCAAATCCGGTCAAAACATCCTATGCCAGTGGAGATGTCGCTTTCAGGACTGGCAGCTGGACGTTAAATAATGCTATTATCGGTGGCAGTAGTGCAAACGATAAACCCACGAGCGGGATCTACGGTGTAAGGCTGATCAATAATAACACGGTATCCGCTTATTTACAGATGAATTTTGATGTTACCGAGGGTGTATCGCGTGTTACATTTCAACATAGCACCTATGCTACCGATAGCACTTCAAAGTGGCAACTGGAATATTCCACTAACCAGGGTTTAACCTGGGCGCCGGCCGGCCCGGTCATTTCAACCCACCAGTTAAACAAGCAACAGGCCTCCTTTATCATGGACATACCTGGAAATGTACGCTTTAGGATAAACAAGTTAGGAACTGGCGCAACCAATAACGGAAGGCTGGATATTGATGATTTCACCATTTATAAACGGAAAAACTCCGGCGTGCCACAAAAAACAGTTCCCTTAATTGCCTGGCAGTTTGGTAGTCCGGCCAGTACGGGTGCAGAGGCCTCGGCCAATTCAAATGTCAACCATCAGGCTATGAATGTATCTACTTTAAGCAGAGGTGCAGGTTTGAGAACGGTAAATGGCTCTTCGTCAACTATTTCATTGCCCGGTGGATTTGCGGCAGCGTCAAGTGTTGCTTCAACTTTGTATGCTTCGGATACTACCGTGGCGATCAATAATAATTTATATTTTCAATTCGTCGTCAATCCAAAAAGCGGACAAAAAGTTTCTTTGTCAACTATTGATGCCAGGCTAATGGCAACCGGTTCTACACTGAAACTGTGGTATTGGAAATATAGCCTTGATGGCATAAACTTTAAATACCTGGCAAAATCCTATTTGTTTAAAGCAGTAGCGACAACATCGCAAGCCACTATCGACCTTTCTCCCTATCCGGATCTGCAGCACCTTGGATCGGATAAAAAAGTTTATTTCAGATTGTACGTCAATGGTATGGACAATAGTTCAGATATGGTGGGCATAGGGGTGTCAAATTCGGGAACAACCAATGACTATGCGCTTTCGGTTGGTGGAGTAGTAGAAGAATCGGACAGCACACGACGCATAGCCGCCTGGCAATTTTTTTCACCAACCGCTGCGGGTAACGAGGTGGCCAAAAGCGCCAGTCTGGCCGATGAAGCGGTGACCGTTCAGCCACTTTCCAGAGGTGCGGGCTTAACGCAAACCAACAGCAATTATGCAACACCAGTAGCACTAACCCGAACCTTCGTGGCAGTAACCGCTACAAGCTCAGGTGCCACTGTTTCAGATACCACCACGGCCATTGCCAATAACATGTATTTTGCTTATAGCTTAAAGGTTAAACCCGATCGTAAAATATCATTGAGCAGCCTGGACTACAAGGTTAGGACTACCACCGGCGGTGCCAAAGTGTGGTATTGGAAATACAGCCTGGACAGCATTACTTTCAAAAAAATAGCCGAACCGGTATTATTGCCGGGGGCTACGAATAATGAAGGGGACCAGCAACCACAGCTGGACCTTGCCCGTATACCCGAATTACAGAATATTGCTGCCGGTAAGACGGTTTACTTTAGGCTTTATACCAACGGATCTAACACCACTACCGGAACGACGGCTATAGGTCGTTCCGGAACTGCAGACGAATATGGTATTTCTGTGAATGGTACTTCAAAAAGCGTTCCGACAAGTTCGCCGCTGGCTGCCTGGCAGTTCGCCACTCCTTTGCGAACCGGCGGCGAAACCAGCGCTGCTGCGTCTTTACTTGATTCTGCGCTAAGCGGGGGTGTCTTACAACGTGGTGCCGGATTAAGAGGGACAGATACCACCGGCACGCCTTACGTGCTCCATCGGACGTTCGTTTCTTTGACAAGCGCAGCAACGACCACAGCAATAACAGACACTGCCAGGGCCGTAGCCCAGGATATGTATTATACCTTTAGTCTTGCCGTTAAACCGGGTTATAAGGTATCACTTAGCGATCTTAATTACAAACTCCGCGTGACTACTGGCGGAGCCCGGGTATTCTATTGGAAATACAGTCTGGACGGAACGAATTTTGAAAAGATCGCTAACCCGCGGGTGATCCCGGGGGCGACCGCTGATGAGGGGGACACACAGCCGGCTATTGATCTTTCCGGTATCCGGGCTTTACAGGATATAGCTGCCGGTAAGACGGTGTATATACGTATGTATACCAACGGGTCGAACACGACAAGCGGAACCACTGCCTTTGGTCGTTCGGCAACCTCCACTACGACTGATTATGTACTTACGGTTGGCGGCAACACAACTCCCGTCGCCGCACCGGTAAAATTAGTCGCCTGGCAGTTGGCTACTCCAGCAACGGCGGGCAACGAAACCAGTGTTGCCGCCACTACGGTAAGCAGCGCTGTAACCGCAACTTCATTGGTACGCGGTGCTGGGTTGAACCCCACCGGGCTGGCCAGGTCATTCGCCTCGCTGACCGGCACCCCGTCCAGTCCTGATGTTACCGATACGGTCACGGCAGTAGCCAACAATATGTATTTTGGGTTTAGCCTGACCGCGCAAACTGGATATAAGATCAGCCTGAGCGGTCTTGACTTCAAGATCCGGGCAACCGGTGGCGGGGCAAAAGTTTATTATTGGAAATATAGCCTGAACGGTACGGACTTTTATAAAACAGATGATCCGTTTACGCTGGCTATCGCTGTAAATTCCGAAGGGGAGTTCATGCCGCATGTCGATCTTTCTAAAGTTACCAGGCTGCAAAACCTGCCCGGTGGCACCACGGTTACCTTCCGCTTATACACGAATGGCTCTAACACGACGACCGGTGGCACGGCGATCGGAAGGTCGACGGCCTCGACTACCGAAGATATCCTGTGGGTAAGCGGGAGTTCGGAAACAGAGTCAGCACTCCTTATGTTTAGTAAATCGACTTTAGATGAACCGGTAAAAACGCAGATCACACAGTTCTCAGCCAAACTTAATCATAAACAAGTGGAGCTAAAATGGAAAGCATTGAATGAAATGCCAAATTCCAATTTCGATATTCTTCGTACTGATAATGGAGGGCTTCCCAGGGTGTTAGGGCAGCTTAAGACGGATACAACGGGTGGGACGCTCCAAAAACATAGCTTTATCGATTTTAACCCTGTAAGCGGCAATAACAGCTATCAGATCAAAACTGTAAGTCGGGATGAAAACACGA
- a CDS encoding endonuclease/exonuclease/phosphatase family protein, with amino-acid sequence MAKKIFLIKHVKARIKKPATIALMLLLQVFVGLGQPLAVATYNLRGDDPRDVGNGWSARKYMVSDQIRRHKLDLIGIQETNVNMVVDLMSTIPDLDSIGAFTKVTTGILYNKRRLALLDHGNFYLSATPDQESKGWDAKFKRMCVWGRFKDRLTGHEYTIFNSHFDHVGVMSRTNSIKLLLEKSKQIAGNADQILMGDLNTTQYDPNYLNVNNSGLFKDCYNLALNNHEKLRGTGNGFNIHRRQRIRVDHIFLSGKLQSYEYNILTELYNEHTASDHYAVMSLIGPKANDLGDLYRQFPEDFENITTVIPRYGNIKVRSRTGEWLFKGGILGGSIGNDRPTSGNHAVRLINNNPEPVYLQMNFDVPEGASRVTVQHGIYAADSACRWQLEYSTNQGRTWKETGPVVVSHQAEKQQAIFVLDITGKVRFRIKKMAGTENNGRLSIDDFTIYKRSATGPERVNVPLLAWQFSPFPDQGAKKARSSFNAKGIEQTVFKRGAGLSAFAGDSSLASVRPGFTVVAGKPVRDTSEAILAESFFEFTVQVANRFDAALQTLDLRAMSTGTVKKIWYWKYSLDGKSFRALAKPFEFTDSFASSQTTIDLSVNPDLQHLTNGQQVHFRLYVAGLEGRDDLISIGSVHRDENNESGADYALILTGLIKKK; translated from the coding sequence ATGGCAAAAAAAATCTTTTTAATAAAACATGTTAAAGCGCGGATAAAGAAACCGGCAACTATTGCTTTGATGTTGCTCCTTCAGGTTTTCGTTGGGCTGGGCCAGCCGCTGGCAGTGGCTACTTACAATCTCCGGGGCGATGACCCAAGGGATGTCGGCAATGGATGGTCTGCGAGGAAATATATGGTTAGCGACCAGATCAGGCGACATAAGCTGGACCTGATCGGGATCCAGGAAACCAACGTAAACATGGTAGTCGACCTTATGAGCACCATACCCGATCTAGATAGTATTGGCGCCTTTACTAAAGTAACAACGGGTATCCTTTATAATAAACGCAGGTTAGCCCTGCTTGATCATGGAAACTTTTATCTTTCCGCAACACCTGACCAGGAAAGCAAAGGCTGGGATGCGAAATTTAAAAGAATGTGTGTATGGGGCAGGTTCAAAGATCGTTTAACCGGTCATGAATATACTATATTCAATTCCCACTTCGATCACGTAGGGGTAATGTCGCGGACAAATAGCATTAAATTATTACTCGAAAAATCCAAACAGATTGCGGGTAATGCAGACCAGATATTGATGGGGGACCTGAATACTACCCAGTACGATCCCAATTATTTGAACGTCAATAATTCAGGGCTGTTCAAAGACTGTTACAACCTTGCATTGAATAATCATGAAAAGCTGCGGGGAACAGGTAATGGCTTCAATATCCACCGCCGGCAAAGAATTAGGGTCGATCATATTTTTCTTTCCGGGAAACTCCAGTCGTACGAATATAACATACTGACCGAATTGTATAATGAACATACCGCTTCTGACCATTACGCGGTCATGAGCCTGATCGGGCCTAAGGCGAATGACCTTGGAGATCTATATCGCCAGTTTCCCGAGGACTTTGAAAATATTACGACGGTGATCCCGCGGTATGGTAACATCAAGGTGCGGTCAAGGACAGGTGAGTGGCTGTTCAAAGGTGGTATTCTGGGCGGCAGCATAGGTAACGATCGTCCGACCAGTGGCAACCATGCCGTCCGGCTGATCAACAATAATCCGGAGCCTGTTTATCTGCAAATGAATTTCGATGTTCCTGAGGGCGCTTCACGGGTTACGGTCCAGCATGGGATCTACGCGGCTGACAGCGCCTGCCGGTGGCAATTGGAGTATTCTACTAACCAGGGAAGGACATGGAAAGAAACCGGCCCGGTTGTCGTCAGCCATCAGGCAGAAAAGCAGCAGGCAATTTTTGTGCTGGATATTACAGGAAAGGTGCGGTTCAGGATAAAAAAAATGGCTGGTACTGAGAACAACGGACGATTGAGTATCGATGATTTTACTATTTATAAAAGATCAGCAACAGGTCCCGAGCGGGTAAATGTGCCACTGCTGGCCTGGCAGTTTTCCCCATTCCCCGATCAGGGCGCAAAGAAAGCAAGATCATCCTTTAATGCTAAAGGGATAGAACAGACAGTTTTTAAACGTGGTGCGGGTCTTTCGGCCTTTGCAGGCGACAGTTCATTGGCAAGTGTCCGCCCGGGATTCACGGTGGTCGCCGGCAAACCAGTACGGGACACCAGCGAGGCGATATTGGCAGAGAGCTTTTTTGAATTTACCGTACAGGTAGCAAACCGGTTCGATGCGGCTTTGCAAACGCTGGATCTGCGCGCGATGAGTACCGGTACCGTTAAAAAGATATGGTATTGGAAATACAGCCTGGACGGCAAATCATTCCGCGCGCTTGCCAAGCCTTTTGAATTTACGGACAGTTTTGCGTCTTCGCAGACCACCATCGATCTCTCGGTAAATCCGGACCTTCAGCATTTAACTAACGGGCAGCAGGTTCATTTCAGATTATATGTAGCCGGCCTGGAAGGGCGAGATGATCTGATCAGTATTGGTTCAGTTCACAGGGATGAAAACAACGAATCAGGCGCTGATTACGCCCTTATACTTACAGGTTTGATTAAAAAGAAATAA
- a CDS encoding DUF5689 domain-containing protein: MNKLNNLYKLLIALSVFLVLFASCLKKELSSASGTPNTYISILDARKVYKGSDVTLSTANLQGAMYLTGTIISDGSGGNMPAGTFAMQQTRRGLKRGIEIVVQGGSANNYKFGDSVTINVIGTVMSRNKGALQISVPADKITTNASNVPASVTIVDLKTFNDQFQDNESTLMKVANVGSTANGNTLSGDLPITDSKGTGIIHTESTATFSGKLAAINASYTGVARFSAPAPGSADPVKGLWPLNAGSITDESGAIYNKFPEDFETGDDVMFNGGSYSVTKTGNLKTGNYTLTNFALAKELYDKPVSGLYAARANQNSASSSWITMNYDLPNGASKVTVYAGAYAAPGDLGSTWRLEYSQNQGATWSQTGKDILTVSQDRQLFTFLLDLHGPVRFRIGKLGIGTSTTNNQNGRFDFDDLAVYQNPGGSGPITDPVPVYNDLLTWQFGNPQSTGGEATYNSTTSVSGLTTAVLSRGNGSAVSALARAFGSNSAGPIIPATKDIAVSQNVYFQVKFTVKPGSTLSLSAIDVKLRRSGAGAKYHKWYYSLDDKNLQQTQGTGDINWEGSDAEGADMPTYYLYQTPQLQNIQGGTTVTLRMYNWGFTNNGSGSFAIGRTPVNTITPVLRIGGKITP; this comes from the coding sequence ATGAACAAGTTAAACAACTTATATAAACTACTAATTGCCCTATCGGTGTTCCTGGTGCTGTTCGCTTCTTGTTTAAAGAAAGAGTTATCTTCGGCATCGGGCACCCCTAATACTTATATTTCTATCCTGGATGCCAGAAAGGTTTATAAAGGAAGCGATGTAACACTAAGTACGGCTAATTTGCAGGGCGCAATGTATCTGACAGGAACGATTATCTCCGATGGTTCCGGTGGGAATATGCCGGCGGGAACTTTCGCAATGCAGCAAACGCGCCGCGGTTTGAAACGAGGTATCGAGATCGTGGTACAGGGAGGCAGCGCAAATAACTATAAATTCGGCGACTCCGTAACGATCAACGTTATTGGGACGGTAATGAGCCGGAACAAAGGCGCATTGCAGATTTCAGTACCTGCGGACAAAATCACCACTAACGCCTCCAATGTCCCCGCGTCTGTAACCATAGTGGACCTGAAGACATTTAATGACCAATTCCAGGATAATGAAAGTACCCTGATGAAGGTAGCCAATGTAGGGTCTACGGCAAACGGAAACACCCTTAGCGGTGATTTACCTATCACCGATTCCAAAGGAACGGGTATTATTCATACGGAGTCTACCGCCACTTTTTCCGGCAAACTGGCGGCTATTAACGCATCTTATACGGGTGTTGCCCGGTTCAGCGCGCCCGCGCCCGGATCTGCCGACCCGGTTAAAGGGCTCTGGCCTTTAAATGCCGGCTCCATTACCGACGAAAGCGGAGCGATCTATAATAAATTCCCGGAAGATTTTGAAACAGGTGATGATGTCATGTTTAACGGAGGCAGCTATTCCGTTACAAAAACCGGTAATTTAAAAACGGGCAATTACACGTTAACCAATTTTGCGCTGGCTAAAGAATTATATGATAAGCCGGTCAGCGGCCTGTATGCAGCGAGGGCCAATCAGAATTCTGCGAGCAGTTCATGGATCACCATGAATTATGATTTACCGAACGGTGCAAGTAAAGTCACCGTGTATGCCGGAGCATACGCCGCTCCCGGCGATCTCGGATCAACCTGGAGACTGGAGTATTCACAAAACCAGGGCGCAACCTGGAGCCAGACTGGAAAAGATATTTTAACAGTTAGCCAGGACAGGCAGCTTTTTACATTTTTATTGGATCTGCACGGACCGGTGCGGTTCCGGATCGGTAAATTAGGGATAGGTACTTCTACTACCAATAACCAAAACGGGCGTTTCGATTTTGACGATCTGGCTGTTTACCAAAATCCTGGCGGAAGCGGGCCTATTACCGATCCTGTGCCGGTATATAATGATCTGCTAACCTGGCAGTTCGGGAATCCGCAAAGCACAGGCGGTGAAGCAACTTATAATTCAACCACTTCCGTTTCCGGTTTGACAACCGCGGTATTAAGTCGCGGCAACGGTTCGGCTGTATCGGCATTGGCAAGGGCGTTCGGCAGTAATTCTGCCGGTCCCATCATTCCGGCTACCAAGGATATTGCGGTAAGCCAGAATGTATATTTCCAGGTAAAATTTACCGTAAAGCCGGGATCCACCTTATCGCTTTCCGCCATTGATGTCAAATTAAGACGAAGCGGTGCCGGAGCGAAATATCATAAGTGGTATTACAGCTTGGATGATAAAAACCTCCAGCAAACCCAGGGAACCGGGGATATTAACTGGGAAGGCTCGGATGCAGAGGGCGCGGATATGCCAACCTACTACTTATACCAAACGCCACAGTTACAAAATATACAGGGAGGGACAACGGTGACCTTACGCATGTATAATTGGGGATTTACGAATAACGGATCAGGCTCATTTGCCATAGGAAGAACGCCTGTAAATACCATTACCCCGGTGCTGCGCATAGGCGGAAAGATCACCCCTTAA
- a CDS encoding SusD/RagB family nutrient-binding outer membrane lipoprotein, translating to MKQSNYKNLIYGLIFLLMLASCNKNYKEMNVNPNGVSAAAPERLLNPALYAVVSANINWNYSINNQLMQVTVPFTEANDVHRYILKPSTSDFVWNAWYLEKTNFLDMYSIASKNASSTTVAAKPYMAIANILDAWTTSLITDTFGDVPYSQAIQGKSDAQFTPVFDKQEDIYRDIFRKLEEANKLLTGLTSGQLFTDTQKGLDALYGSSSTNVIEADRWRKFGNSLYLRLLLRASAKSDIMIDGLTAAQKLTQVAASPGTYPVFVNNTESAILNLTGETYPLRSPFAGYRDNDFQAVGSLSEFFVNTLSSNGDPRLPIWATKVNNAYTGIQSGYADNNVPARGSSFAVSLKLDPLLGNIINYAELQFILAEAAVKGYIPGDPKTYYNQGVQTAIEQWRLTMPANFLTTGDILFKSSGTQSEKMEQIITQKYFATFFTDFEQWYDYRRTGKPSLTIGPGVANNRILPTRLYYPIGVQTLNRTNYLDAVARLGGDNMVNKVWWQKP from the coding sequence ATGAAACAGTCAAATTATAAAAATTTAATTTACGGCCTCATCTTTTTACTAATGCTCGCTTCCTGTAATAAAAATTATAAGGAAATGAATGTAAACCCTAACGGCGTTAGTGCGGCAGCGCCGGAAAGGCTACTCAATCCGGCCTTATATGCTGTGGTAAGCGCCAATATCAATTGGAATTATTCGATTAACAACCAGTTAATGCAAGTAACGGTACCATTTACTGAAGCTAACGATGTACATCGTTATATTTTAAAACCCAGCACTTCAGATTTCGTTTGGAATGCCTGGTACCTGGAAAAAACAAATTTTCTGGACATGTACAGCATTGCATCAAAAAATGCCTCCTCGACGACTGTGGCAGCCAAACCATACATGGCCATCGCTAACATTTTAGATGCCTGGACAACCTCCCTTATTACCGACACATTTGGCGATGTTCCGTATTCCCAGGCCATTCAAGGCAAAAGTGACGCCCAATTTACGCCGGTATTTGACAAGCAGGAAGATATATACAGAGACATCTTTCGCAAATTGGAAGAAGCGAATAAATTGTTGACCGGACTAACTTCAGGACAACTGTTTACTGATACCCAAAAAGGTTTGGATGCGCTGTACGGAAGTTCCAGCACCAATGTGATTGAAGCAGACCGCTGGCGGAAATTCGGTAACTCTTTGTATCTGCGTTTACTGTTGCGTGCCTCAGCTAAATCCGACATTATGATCGATGGATTAACGGCCGCGCAAAAACTTACTCAAGTGGCCGCATCTCCGGGTACTTATCCGGTTTTTGTAAATAATACCGAATCGGCAATTTTGAACCTTACGGGTGAAACCTATCCTTTACGGTCGCCTTTTGCAGGGTATAGAGATAACGATTTTCAAGCAGTTGGCAGTTTAAGCGAGTTCTTCGTGAATACATTGAGTTCAAATGGGGATCCGCGGCTTCCTATTTGGGCAACAAAGGTAAATAATGCTTATACCGGCATTCAAAGCGGGTATGCGGACAATAATGTTCCGGCAAGGGGCTCCTCTTTTGCGGTATCCTTGAAACTGGATCCGCTGCTGGGTAATATTATTAATTATGCCGAGTTACAATTTATCCTGGCCGAGGCGGCCGTAAAAGGTTATATCCCAGGCGACCCAAAAACTTATTATAACCAAGGCGTTCAGACCGCTATCGAACAATGGCGGCTGACGATGCCGGCCAACTTTCTAACGACCGGCGACATCCTGTTCAAATCATCGGGAACGCAGTCAGAAAAAATGGAACAGATCATTACTCAAAAATACTTTGCCACTTTCTTTACGGATTTTGAACAATGGTACGATTACCGGCGAACAGGTAAACCTTCGCTCACTATCGGCCCGGGCGTCGCCAACAACAGGATATTGCCTACACGGCTTTATTATCCAATTGGTGTGCAGACGTTGAATCGTACCAATTACCTCGATGCCGTGGCACGGTTGGGCGGTGATAATATGGTCAATAAAGTCTGGTGGCAAAAACCTTAA